In one Flavobacteriales bacterium genomic region, the following are encoded:
- a CDS encoding FG-GAP-like repeat-containing protein: MIGRSTLWAAALALAPAALHAQLSFTNSTSLMSASVSGGCMGVVDMNGDGLDDILKLNNARQLVVDYQNADGSFTSVGYGNMSGSGQWGFAAADVDNNGHKDVISGGSYDGVHYMSIASVGNGTLTSLNNGNLFTQCVNIADINNDGHNDYWSCHDDGAPRQWLNNGSGALSYADIIDYTTSPSSDMSGNYGSVWTDFDNDGDLDLYIAKCRQGVNNPDDPRRWNRLFVNNGSNQYTDQAAAYGVQVRNQSWSADFGDIDNDGDFDLVITNHDATIQLFENNGAGQFTEITAGSGLEFGGFMLQSKFADFDNDGFVDILISGGVEYFFKNDGDGTFTRITGLMPANKALHSFATGDLNSDGFVDVFANYGSNYITPDNANPDRLWMNNGNSNHWFGVRLQGTVSNRDAVGARMTITGPWGTQIREVRAGESYGMVTTFAGLFGLGQHTTIPTLTVRWPSGLVETFNDLAADQYVTIIEGTCIAPVATITPVGDPVLCGLGDAVTLSADAGYDYLWSNGATTQTIEVTAPGSYSVTIDDGGCTATASFFVEESPDETPAVTADGPVTFCEGGSVTLASTAASAYSWTGGGTGQSITVSASGSYTVTIEGTCALFTSAPIEVTVLDAPDAPQADDVSLPSPGTADLIATGTNINWYDVPVGGAPVASGNGFTTPFLNASTTYYVAAGTMHGGGEWYGGPQDRLSTAAPGQFHTNADNYPFFTAYEPFTIVSVKVYANGAGNRTIALVDRSNGSTVASQVVAIPNGESRVTLNFGVPAAGDYGLRVVGGNPQLWRDGNGSNPQYPYALGTVGAITSSSVTGANALNFYYFFYDWEVEAEGVICESPRTPVEVTVGGVGMEERDSAGLRVYPNPAVAAITIDLGRLDQVSGMELLDVTGRIARSIGVNASRHTVMGLQGVAPGEYVLRVAHAGGYAMQRVVVQ; the protein is encoded by the coding sequence ATGATCGGACGTTCGACCCTTTGGGCGGCAGCGCTTGCGTTGGCGCCAGCCGCGCTCCATGCCCAGCTGTCCTTCACGAACTCCACCTCCTTGATGAGCGCCAGCGTCAGTGGCGGCTGCATGGGCGTGGTGGACATGAACGGCGATGGCCTGGATGACATCCTCAAGCTGAACAACGCACGCCAACTGGTGGTGGACTACCAGAACGCCGATGGCAGCTTCACTTCGGTGGGCTACGGCAACATGAGCGGTAGCGGGCAGTGGGGCTTCGCAGCCGCCGATGTGGACAACAACGGCCACAAGGACGTGATCAGCGGTGGCAGCTACGACGGGGTGCATTACATGAGCATCGCTTCCGTCGGCAATGGCACGCTCACCAGCCTCAACAACGGCAATCTGTTCACGCAGTGCGTGAACATCGCCGATATCAACAACGACGGGCACAACGATTACTGGTCGTGCCACGATGACGGGGCCCCGCGCCAATGGCTCAACAACGGCAGTGGCGCGCTCAGCTATGCGGATATCATCGATTACACCACCAGCCCGAGCAGTGACATGAGCGGGAACTACGGCAGCGTGTGGACCGATTTCGACAACGACGGCGACCTCGACCTCTATATCGCCAAGTGCCGCCAAGGGGTGAACAACCCCGACGACCCCCGCCGCTGGAACCGCCTGTTCGTGAACAACGGCAGCAACCAATACACGGACCAGGCCGCCGCCTACGGCGTGCAGGTGCGCAACCAGAGCTGGTCGGCTGATTTCGGGGACATCGACAACGACGGCGACTTCGACTTGGTGATCACCAACCACGACGCTACCATCCAGCTCTTCGAGAACAACGGCGCCGGTCAGTTCACGGAGATCACGGCCGGCAGTGGCCTGGAGTTCGGTGGCTTCATGCTCCAGAGCAAGTTCGCCGACTTCGACAACGATGGCTTCGTGGACATCCTGATCAGCGGCGGCGTGGAGTACTTCTTCAAGAACGACGGGGACGGGACCTTCACACGCATCACCGGGCTCATGCCGGCGAACAAGGCCCTCCACAGCTTTGCCACGGGCGACCTGAACAGCGATGGCTTCGTGGACGTGTTCGCGAATTACGGCAGCAACTACATCACGCCGGACAACGCCAATCCGGATCGCCTCTGGATGAACAACGGCAACAGCAACCATTGGTTCGGCGTGCGCCTGCAGGGCACGGTGAGCAACCGCGACGCCGTGGGCGCCAGGATGACGATCACCGGGCCCTGGGGCACGCAGATCCGCGAGGTGCGTGCCGGTGAGAGCTACGGCATGGTGACGACCTTCGCCGGCCTCTTCGGGCTCGGGCAGCACACCACCATCCCCACGCTCACCGTGCGCTGGCCCAGCGGTCTGGTGGAGACCTTCAACGATCTCGCCGCCGACCAGTACGTGACCATCATCGAGGGTACCTGCATCGCACCGGTGGCCACCATCACGCCAGTGGGCGATCCCGTCCTATGTGGACTCGGCGATGCGGTCACCCTTTCCGCCGATGCCGGCTATGATTACCTGTGGAGCAATGGCGCCACCACCCAGACCATCGAGGTGACGGCTCCTGGCAGCTACAGCGTCACGATCGACGATGGGGGCTGCACAGCCACCGCGAGCTTCTTCGTGGAGGAGAGCCCCGATGAGACTCCTGCGGTGACGGCCGATGGCCCTGTCACCTTCTGCGAGGGCGGGTCGGTGACGCTCGCCAGCACTGCGGCCAGCGCTTACAGTTGGACGGGCGGAGGCACTGGCCAGAGCATAACCGTGAGCGCCAGCGGCAGCTACACGGTCACCATCGAAGGCACCTGCGCGCTGTTCACCAGCGCCCCCATCGAAGTGACGGTGCTGGATGCGCCGGATGCCCCCCAGGCCGATGATGTCTCGCTGCCCTCGCCGGGCACCGCGGACCTGATCGCCACGGGGACGAACATCAACTGGTACGATGTCCCGGTGGGCGGAGCGCCCGTTGCCAGCGGCAATGGCTTCACCACGCCCTTCCTGAATGCAAGCACCACCTATTACGTTGCCGCTGGCACCATGCATGGCGGCGGCGAGTGGTACGGCGGTCCCCAGGACCGGCTCTCCACCGCGGCCCCTGGCCAGTTCCACACCAATGCCGACAACTACCCCTTCTTCACGGCTTATGAGCCCTTCACTATCGTGAGCGTGAAGGTGTATGCCAATGGCGCCGGCAACCGCACGATCGCTTTGGTGGATCGGAGCAATGGCAGCACCGTGGCCTCGCAGGTGGTGGCCATCCCGAACGGCGAGAGCCGCGTCACGCTCAATTTCGGCGTGCCCGCGGCAGGCGACTATGGCCTCCGGGTAGTGGGCGGCAACCCGCAGCTCTGGCGCGATGGCAACGGCAGCAATCCGCAGTATCCCTACGCGTTGGGCACCGTGGGCGCCATAACCAGCAGCAGCGTTACGGGCGCGAACGCGCTCAACTTCTACTACTTCTTCTACGACTGGGAGGTGGAAGCGGAGGGCGTGATATGCGAAAGCCCGCGCACCCCGGTGGAGGTCACCGTGGGCGGCGTGGGCATGGAGGAGCGGGACTCGGCCGGCCTGCGGGTCTATCCGAACCCTGCGGTGGCGGCCATCACCATCGATCTCGGCCGCCTCGACCAAGTGTCCGGCATGGAACTTTTGGATGTCACTGGCCGCATTGCCCGCTCGATCGGGGTCAACGCCAGCAGGCACACCGTGATGGGGCTGCAGGGCGTAGCGCCCGGTGAGTACGTCCTTCGTGTGGCCCACGCAGGAGGCTACGCCATGCAGCGCGTGGTGGTGCAGTAG
- a CDS encoding chorismate mutase, with translation MANPQLNPAPLIEWGLGLDRPLVVAGPCSAESEGQVLAAARALKADGRVKAFRAGLWKPRTRPGTFEGAGDAALDWLQRVKQETGLLVATEVATPHHVEACLRAGVDMLWIGARTTPNPFSVQAIADALQGVDILVLVKNPINPDLHLWTGALERLQRAGLRRLAAVHRGFNWFERTPYRNSPMWEFPIRLKAAHPELELLCDPSHIAGSAERIGQVAQQALDLGFSGLMVEVHPDPPSARSDADQQLTPEAFARMLDGLIFRQAAPTLGMRDRLDELRDLIDQLDEEIAQKLGARMDIAERIGDHKRTHQVAILQPERWERIMRRQSRLAAHLGLSQAFVNEFMDAIHRESIRRQTGDAQASAAVGSPASAAKVSGE, from the coding sequence GTGGCGAATCCCCAGCTCAATCCCGCTCCATTGATCGAATGGGGACTTGGTCTCGATCGTCCCTTGGTCGTGGCAGGCCCCTGCAGCGCCGAGAGCGAGGGCCAGGTGCTGGCTGCCGCCCGGGCCCTCAAGGCGGACGGTCGCGTGAAGGCGTTCCGGGCAGGCCTCTGGAAGCCCAGGACCCGGCCCGGCACCTTCGAGGGAGCCGGGGATGCTGCCTTGGACTGGCTGCAGCGCGTGAAGCAGGAGACGGGCCTCCTGGTAGCCACCGAGGTGGCAACACCCCACCACGTGGAGGCCTGCCTTCGGGCCGGGGTTGATATGCTCTGGATCGGTGCGCGCACCACGCCGAATCCGTTCAGCGTCCAAGCGATCGCCGATGCACTTCAAGGGGTGGACATCCTGGTGCTGGTGAAGAATCCCATCAATCCCGACCTGCACCTGTGGACGGGAGCGCTGGAGCGGCTCCAGCGTGCAGGCCTGCGGCGCCTGGCTGCCGTGCACCGGGGCTTCAATTGGTTCGAGCGCACGCCCTACCGGAACAGCCCCATGTGGGAGTTCCCGATCCGGCTGAAGGCGGCCCACCCGGAGCTGGAGCTGCTCTGCGACCCCAGCCACATCGCGGGCAGCGCGGAGCGCATCGGGCAGGTGGCCCAACAGGCATTGGATTTGGGCTTCAGCGGCCTGATGGTGGAGGTTCATCCCGACCCCCCTTCCGCACGCAGCGATGCGGACCAGCAGCTCACGCCTGAGGCCTTCGCCCGTATGCTGGATGGCCTCATCTTCAGGCAGGCCGCACCCACACTGGGCATGCGGGACCGGCTGGATGAGCTGCGCGACTTGATCGACCAGCTGGACGAGGAGATCGCCCAGAAACTCGGGGCACGGATGGACATTGCAGAGCGGATCGGAGACCATAAGCGCACGCACCAGGTCGCCATCCTCCAGCCGGAGCGCTGGGAGCGCATCATGCGCCGCCAATCGCGCTTGGCCGCGCACCTGGGCCTCAGTCAGGCCTTCGTGAACGAGTTCATGGACGCCATCCACCGCGAGAGCATCAGGCGCCAGACGGGCGATGCACAGGCCTCGGCCGCGGTAGGATCTCCAGCCAGCGCAGCGAAGGTTTCCGGTGAATGA
- a CDS encoding cation:proton antiporter encodes MSTDRRSLIFYMIALVVFGGIIYTLLDRGALLRPQLAETLSPADPGEPLELFGRTLAGNIRHPFAVLLLQVVAIIALARLFAYLFARLGQPSVIGEIVAGIVMGPSVLGYWLPGTFKVLFPEGSLESLHLLSQIGLVLFMFVIGMELDLGVLRGRLHTAVVISHSSIIALFAIGSALAYALYLDFAPPTIAFRSFALFMGIAMSITAFPVLARIIQERGLTRTRLGAMALATAASDDVAAWCILAAVIAIVKAGTMVSALYTIGASALYVAFMLGVLRPFLRRVGDAHGERRTMGRPLVAGMFLVMLASAWTTEAIGIHPLFGAFLAGAIMPSNLNFRKLLIGKLEDVSVVLLLPLFFVFTGLRTRIGLLTNEHLWWTCALVVGVAVAGKSLAAAIAARITGHNWKESLSIGALMNTRGLMELVVLNIGYDLGVISAELFAILVIMALVSTFMTGPALSLIDRVFRGPADEAPAAPAPGWRVLLSFGQPESGRRALRLLRQLAGGEHGRTEVTALHVTPSADVNPIDSHAFEREGFKPVLREADRLELKVHAEHHVSGDVGADILRTANSGGYDLLLVGAGKPLLKGTFLGDLLGFTTRVIDPGKLIGSLTGKESLIPADDQLDPKVRQLIEEAQCSVGVLMDKGLDRARRVLLALGAPGDLFLLHYAERLLTDPEARLTILDATGLTQRDPSFRNGAQRLSQIGPDRVALLLHRSVDGAVLSEQDLLLTSYKGWSRAAEQRASWLEQVPSTLILRP; translated from the coding sequence ATGTCAACCGACAGGCGCAGCCTCATCTTCTATATGATCGCGCTGGTGGTCTTCGGGGGCATCATTTATACCCTCCTTGACCGCGGCGCCCTGCTTCGGCCCCAGCTGGCCGAAACGCTGTCCCCGGCGGATCCGGGTGAGCCCTTGGAGCTCTTCGGACGCACGCTGGCCGGCAACATCCGGCACCCCTTTGCCGTGCTGCTCCTGCAGGTGGTGGCCATCATCGCATTGGCCCGGCTGTTCGCCTACCTGTTCGCCCGGCTGGGCCAGCCATCGGTGATCGGCGAGATCGTGGCTGGCATCGTGATGGGCCCGAGCGTACTGGGCTACTGGCTGCCCGGGACCTTCAAGGTCCTCTTCCCCGAGGGGTCATTGGAGAGCCTGCACCTGCTCAGCCAGATCGGCTTGGTGCTATTCATGTTCGTCATCGGCATGGAGCTGGATCTAGGGGTGCTCCGCGGGCGCCTGCACACGGCGGTGGTCATCAGCCATTCGAGCATCATCGCGCTGTTCGCCATCGGATCGGCGCTGGCCTACGCGCTCTACCTCGACTTCGCGCCGCCCACCATCGCCTTCCGCTCCTTCGCCCTCTTCATGGGAATCGCGATGAGCATCACAGCCTTCCCGGTGCTGGCGCGGATCATCCAGGAGCGGGGCCTCACGCGCACGCGTCTGGGTGCCATGGCACTGGCCACCGCCGCATCGGATGATGTTGCTGCCTGGTGCATCCTGGCCGCCGTGATCGCCATTGTCAAGGCCGGCACGATGGTGAGCGCGCTCTACACCATCGGGGCATCGGCGCTCTACGTGGCCTTCATGCTCGGGGTGCTCCGTCCTTTCCTGCGCCGTGTGGGCGATGCGCATGGCGAGCGCCGTACCATGGGCCGTCCGCTCGTGGCCGGCATGTTCCTGGTGATGCTGGCCAGCGCCTGGACAACGGAGGCGATCGGCATCCACCCCCTGTTCGGGGCCTTCCTTGCCGGGGCCATCATGCCCTCCAACCTCAATTTCCGCAAGCTCCTCATCGGCAAGCTCGAGGACGTGAGCGTCGTGCTGCTGCTCCCGCTCTTCTTCGTGTTCACCGGGCTGCGCACGCGCATCGGCCTGCTCACCAATGAGCACCTGTGGTGGACCTGCGCACTGGTGGTGGGCGTGGCCGTTGCGGGCAAGAGCCTGGCCGCAGCCATCGCGGCGCGCATCACCGGCCACAACTGGAAGGAGAGCCTCAGCATCGGCGCCCTGATGAATACGCGCGGCCTCATGGAGCTCGTGGTGCTCAACATCGGCTACGACCTCGGGGTCATCAGTGCGGAGCTCTTCGCCATCCTGGTAATCATGGCGCTCGTGAGCACCTTCATGACCGGACCTGCGCTCAGCCTCATCGACCGTGTCTTCCGCGGGCCCGCGGACGAAGCGCCTGCAGCACCTGCGCCCGGCTGGCGGGTGCTCCTCTCCTTCGGCCAGCCCGAGAGCGGGAGGCGCGCACTTCGGCTGCTGCGGCAGCTGGCGGGCGGGGAGCATGGCCGCACAGAGGTCACCGCCCTGCATGTGACGCCGAGCGCCGATGTGAACCCGATCGACAGCCATGCCTTCGAACGGGAGGGCTTCAAGCCCGTGCTCCGCGAAGCCGATCGCCTTGAGCTCAAGGTGCATGCCGAGCACCACGTGAGCGGCGATGTCGGCGCCGATATACTGCGCACCGCGAACAGCGGGGGCTACGACCTGCTGCTGGTCGGCGCCGGGAAGCCCCTGCTCAAGGGCACCTTCCTTGGCGACCTCCTCGGCTTCACGACGCGGGTCATCGACCCTGGCAAGCTGATTGGATCGCTCACGGGCAAGGAGAGCCTGATCCCTGCCGATGACCAGCTGGACCCCAAGGTGCGCCAGCTCATCGAAGAGGCGCAGTGCAGCGTGGGCGTGCTCATGGACAAAGGCCTCGACCGCGCCCGTCGCGTGCTGCTCGCACTCGGGGCCCCAGGTGACCTCTTCCTCCTGCATTACGCGGAGCGCCTGCTCACGGACCCCGAAGCAAGGCTCACCATCCTCGATGCGACCGGACTGACGCAGCGCGACCCTTCGTTCCGCAACGGAGCGCAACGCCTGTCGCAGATCGGCCCCGACCGGGTCGCTCTGCTCCTGCACCGATCGGTCGATGGGGCCGTCCTCTCCGAGCAGGACCTGCTGCTCACCAGCTACAAGGGCTGGAGCCGTGCCGCAGAGCAGCGCGCCTCATGGCTCGAGCAGGTGCCGAGCACCCTCATCCTGCGCCCTTAG
- a CDS encoding zinc-binding dehydrogenase, with the protein MKAWTLLRHGEPASAFALREHPDPQPGPSQVLIQCEGFGLNYADAMAVRGLYREAPPLPSIIGYEVVGRVTQVGATVPDGLLGRRVVAMTRFGGYAERAVTDHRACAVIPEGLALGEAAALATQGSTAWYAARVLCPLQAGERVLVHSAAGGVGHLLVQLAVSAGCEVHAVVGSAAKADFVRSLGAAKAVDRSTGDYADQVNRNLGRHRLDASFNAVAGTTYPRDMRLLGSGGRLVLFGGAERGAMGALGTARFIWRMGLLMPIFLMMKSKSVLGVNMLKLGDHKPDLVARCLQEAVRAHRDGLLRPHVHAEFEAGELPRAHALLASGATSGKVALRW; encoded by the coding sequence ATGAAGGCCTGGACGTTGTTACGCCACGGAGAGCCGGCATCGGCCTTTGCGCTACGCGAGCACCCGGACCCTCAGCCCGGGCCCAGCCAGGTGCTGATCCAGTGCGAGGGCTTCGGGCTCAACTACGCGGATGCGATGGCCGTGCGCGGGCTCTACCGCGAAGCCCCTCCGCTGCCCAGCATCATCGGCTATGAGGTGGTGGGCCGTGTGACGCAGGTCGGCGCGACCGTCCCCGATGGCCTCCTCGGCCGGCGCGTGGTGGCCATGACGCGATTCGGCGGCTATGCGGAGCGCGCCGTCACGGACCATCGCGCCTGCGCGGTCATTCCTGAGGGCCTCGCGCTGGGGGAGGCGGCGGCGCTGGCCACGCAGGGCTCAACGGCCTGGTATGCAGCTCGGGTGCTCTGCCCCCTGCAGGCCGGCGAGCGAGTCCTGGTGCACAGTGCGGCCGGCGGTGTCGGGCACCTGCTGGTGCAGCTGGCGGTGAGCGCGGGCTGCGAAGTGCATGCGGTGGTGGGCAGCGCTGCGAAGGCCGATTTCGTGCGCAGCCTCGGCGCCGCAAAGGCGGTGGACCGGTCCACTGGCGACTATGCCGACCAGGTGAACCGCAACCTCGGTCGGCACCGGCTCGATGCCAGCTTCAATGCCGTTGCTGGAACGACCTATCCGCGCGACATGCGCCTGCTCGGCAGCGGTGGCCGCTTGGTCCTTTTCGGCGGCGCTGAGCGCGGAGCGATGGGTGCGCTCGGAACGGCCCGCTTCATCTGGCGCATGGGCCTGCTCATGCCCATCTTCCTCATGATGAAGAGCAAGAGCGTGCTCGGCGTGAACATGCTGAAGCTGGGCGATCACAAGCCCGACCTGGTGGCGCGCTGCCTGCAGGAAGCGGTGCGGGCCCATCGGGATGGGCTGCTGAGGCCGCACGTCCATGCCGAGTTCGAGGCGGGTGAGCTCCCTCGTGCGCATGCCTTGCTGGCAAGCGGTGCCACCTCGGGCAAGGTGGCGCTGCGCTGGTAG
- the rsmI gene encoding 16S rRNA (cytidine(1402)-2'-O)-methyltransferase, with product MSATVTSLILVPTPIGNLEDITLRAKRALTEADAVVAEDTRVTGRLLQHLGIAKPLVSFHVNNEHRMVEQLVRRMLGGERLVLASDAGTPAISDPGFLLVRESLRAGLRVECLPGATAFVPALVVSGLPCERFAFEGFLPHKKGRRSRIDALKAEERTMVFYESPHRLLRTLQEFGAAFGPERRASVSRELSKLHEETIRGTLSELIAHFAAHEPRGEFVVVLSGAIPQA from the coding sequence GTGAGCGCCACCGTCACCAGCCTCATCCTCGTCCCCACGCCGATCGGCAACCTGGAGGACATCACACTGCGCGCGAAGCGTGCGCTCACCGAGGCGGATGCCGTGGTGGCCGAGGACACCCGGGTGACGGGGCGGCTGCTCCAGCACCTGGGCATCGCCAAGCCGCTGGTGAGCTTCCATGTGAACAATGAGCACCGCATGGTGGAGCAGCTGGTGCGGCGGATGCTGGGCGGTGAGCGGCTTGTGCTGGCGAGCGATGCCGGCACGCCAGCCATCAGCGACCCCGGCTTCCTGCTCGTGCGCGAGTCGCTACGCGCCGGCCTGCGGGTGGAATGCCTGCCGGGTGCCACGGCCTTCGTGCCGGCGCTGGTGGTGAGCGGCCTTCCCTGCGAGCGCTTCGCCTTCGAGGGCTTCCTGCCGCACAAGAAGGGCCGCCGGTCGCGCATCGATGCCCTCAAGGCCGAGGAGCGGACCATGGTCTTCTACGAAAGCCCGCATCGCCTGCTGCGCACCTTGCAGGAGTTCGGCGCGGCCTTCGGCCCTGAGCGGCGCGCGAGCGTTTCGCGCGAACTGAGCAAATTGCACGAGGAGACCATCAGGGGCACGCTCTCCGAGCTCATCGCGCATTTCGCCGCCCATGAGCCGCGCGGTGAGTTCGTGGTGGTGCTCTCGGGCGCAATACCGCAAGCATGA
- a CDS encoding M28 family peptidase has translation MNRRWLSGVLGLIASAAMGQDDVTARARAWLDTLTSPAFHGRGYVQDGDARAAEWIAAQFARFGLKPVKADYYQPFQFNVNSFPDTLSVAIDGRRLAPGSEFLVDPESGSVQGTYAIAHIGPGDLGAPERRRMTMGVLTGKAACVQWPATRNADSLRLFRQWERDLMARGPVLKRVEKLTWSVAQDAEPFPLIEVAGDALTDSSASVTLRVANKLLARRPARNVMGMVKGKGRKWMVIGAHYDHLGRMGPDALFPGANDNASGTAMLLSLAEHFAAKGKAPRHNLLFVAFAGEEAGLVGSEWCAVDRPIDWKQVRMMVNLDILGTGDDGIMVVNATEQPKAYDRLVAINGAKGYLKEVKARGPACNSDHCPFVRRGVPAIYIYTLGGIGHYHDIQDRAETLPLTEFADLHALLRDFIKAWK, from the coding sequence ATGAATCGGCGCTGGTTATCCGGGGTGCTGGGCCTCATCGCTTCAGCGGCGATGGGCCAGGATGACGTCACGGCCCGTGCGCGCGCCTGGCTCGATACGCTTACCTCGCCGGCGTTCCATGGCCGCGGGTATGTGCAGGATGGTGATGCGCGCGCAGCGGAGTGGATAGCCGCGCAATTCGCCCGCTTCGGACTGAAGCCGGTGAAAGCCGATTACTACCAGCCGTTCCAATTCAATGTGAACAGCTTCCCCGACACGCTCTCGGTGGCCATCGATGGCCGGCGCCTCGCCCCGGGCAGCGAGTTCCTGGTGGATCCCGAGAGCGGCAGCGTGCAGGGCACCTATGCCATCGCGCACATCGGTCCCGGCGACCTGGGTGCGCCGGAGCGCCGGCGCATGACCATGGGCGTGCTCACGGGCAAGGCCGCGTGCGTTCAATGGCCGGCAACGCGCAATGCGGATTCGCTCCGCCTCTTCAGGCAATGGGAGCGTGACCTGATGGCCCGGGGTCCCGTGCTCAAGCGCGTGGAGAAGCTCACTTGGAGCGTCGCGCAGGATGCAGAGCCCTTCCCCCTCATCGAGGTGGCCGGCGATGCGCTCACGGACTCCTCCGCGAGCGTCACCCTCCGCGTGGCCAACAAGCTGCTTGCCCGCAGGCCGGCGCGCAACGTGATGGGCATGGTGAAGGGCAAGGGCCGCAAATGGATGGTCATCGGGGCCCACTATGACCACCTGGGCCGGATGGGGCCGGACGCGCTGTTCCCTGGGGCCAACGACAACGCCAGCGGCACGGCCATGCTCCTGAGCCTCGCCGAGCACTTCGCGGCCAAGGGCAAGGCTCCGCGCCACAACCTGCTCTTCGTGGCCTTCGCCGGCGAGGAGGCCGGCCTGGTGGGAAGCGAGTGGTGCGCGGTGGATCGCCCCATCGACTGGAAGCAGGTTCGCATGATGGTCAACCTCGACATCCTGGGCACCGGCGATGATGGCATCATGGTGGTGAACGCGACGGAGCAGCCGAAGGCCTACGACCGCCTGGTGGCCATCAACGGCGCCAAGGGCTACCTGAAGGAAGTAAAGGCAAGGGGGCCGGCATGCAACAGCGACCATTGCCCCTTCGTGCGGCGCGGCGTCCCCGCCATCTACATCTACACGCTGGGCGGCATCGGGCACTATCATGACATCCAGGATCGCGCGGAGACGCTCCCGCTGACCGAGTTCGCCGATCTCCACGCCCTGCTGCGCGACTTCATCAAGGCCTGGAAGTGA